In the Angustibacter sp. Root456 genome, GCGACTGACGCCTCCCCGAAGACCGACCGCACGCCAGGCGCGCTGCGCAGCCAAGCGGTGGCGGCGGTCAGCGGCTGCCGCAGCAGCAGCCACCCGCCGAGGGCCACGAGGGAGCCGAAGAGCAGCCCCGCCACCACGTCCCACGGGTAGTGCGCGCCGACGTACACGCGGCTGAACGCCATGACCAGCGCCGCGACGACGGCGACCGCACCCAGCCGCCGGTGCGCGATGAGCAGCCCCGCGGCGACCGCGCCGGCCATCACCGCGTGGTCGGAGGGGAACGAGAAGTCGCTGGTGACGTCGGCCAGGCGCAGCAGCTGCGGGTGGACGGCGTACGGGCGCGGTTCGCGCACGAGGTGCCCGAGCGGCTGGTTGAGGGCCAGCGCGAGCAGGGCCGCGAGCGCCGTCCAGCCCGTGGCTGCCAGGTCACGCGACGAGCGCTGGCGAGCAACGAGGAGCGCGGCCAGGAGAAGCACGAGGAACACGGCGATCCCGTACGTCGCGAAGTCCAGGACGGCACCGTGCAGCGCCGGGGTGGCTCGGGTGAGGCGGTTCACGGCGTACATCAGCCGGTCGTCGAGGTGGTGCAGCGACGTGGTGACGGGCATGGCGGCCTTTCGAGCGGCGGACGTCGCGGCGGCTCGCGCGATCCGGCCGACCGTACGCGCGCTCCCTCAGAGATCGGTGAGAGCCGATCGGTCGGTGCGGGCCTCGAGCGCGGCCTGCACGGCCACCATGTCGTGCGCTCCGCGCCCGAGGTCAACCGCCTCGTTCAGCAAGCCGTCACAGACGTCGAGCAACGGCGAGCAGATGCCGGCCTCCCGCGCGGCCGCCGTGATCAGGCGGTTGTTCATCAGGACGTCGGCGAGCGCAGCCTGCGGGGCGAGGTCACCGGCGAGCAGCTTCGCGGTCTTGACCCGAGAGATGTCGCTGGCCATCTGGCCGCTGTCGACGACGCGGCGGAACGTCGCGAGGTCGAGGCCGTGCCGGTCGGCGAAGTGCCACGCCTCCACCAGGCCGGTGACGGTGGCGATCAGGAAGACGTTCACGGCGAGCTTCATCAGCAGCGCCTCGGGGACGTCACCGCAGCGCACCACCTCACGGCACATCGGCTGCAGCAGCGGCTCGACGGCGGCGACGGCGGCGTCGCGTCCCGCCAGCATCGCGACGAGCGTGCCGGCCTCAGCGGGCGCTCGCGACCCCGACACCGGGGCCTCGACGTACTCGCCACCAGCAGCCCGCACCTCGGCGGCGAGCGATCGGGAGTACGGCGGCGACGTCGTGCCCATCGCCACGAGCGTGCGGCCCGCCACCAGCTCGGCCAGCCGCGGCGTGCCCCGGCCCAGCACGTCGTCCAGCGCCGGCTCGCCCGCCAGCATCGCGATGACGACGTCGGCTCCCGCGAAGACCTCTGCGACGTCGTCCACCACCAACGCCCCGAAGGCGGTCAGGGGCGCCGCGCGCTGCGGCGTCCGGTTCCAGACGACCAGCGGGACGCCGGCTCGCGCGAGGTTCGTCGCCATGGGAAGCCCCATGATCCCCGTGCCGACGAAGCCGACGGCTGCGCGCCCGTGCGTGGCCATGACCACCTCCGGCACGCACTATGACAGATGTCATAGTGCGGTGTCAGCCGGCCGCGGCGTCCAGTACCGGAGCGAGCTCGGCCAGCAGGTCGTCGAGCGGTTGGACGTCATGGCGCACGCGGCACACCAGGATCGCTCCCTCCAGCGCGGCCAGGACGACGCCGGCCAGCGACGTCGCCCGCGCGACGTCGACGCCTGCCGTGACCAGCTCGTCCGCCACCGCCGACTGCCAGTGCGCGAAGGCGGCGGCCGCGGCCTCGCGCAGCCCGGCGTCGGCGTCCGAGGCGTCGACGACGGTCGCCACCACCGGGCAGCCGGTTGCGTACTGCGACTCGGTCAGCCACCGCCGCCAGGTCTCGACAAGCGCCACCAGCACCTCGGACGGCCGCCCGGCGGGATGCGCCGGACGGGCCGAGCGCGCACCCGCGCGTCCCGCCAGCTCGAGCGCCTCAGTCACCAGCTGCCGCTTGCCGCCGGGGAAGTAGTGCTGCAGCGACCCGCGCGGCGCGTCGGCGCGCTCGACCACGGCCCGCAGCCCGGTGCCGCTCGGACCCTGGCGACCCACGAGCTCCAACGCGCTGCGCACGAGGCGCTCTCGCGGCGTGCGTGGGTGGGGTTCGAGTGCGTCTGCAGGACTCATGACGTGCGCACCCTAGTCCCGAGCGCGAGGCGCCCCCCAGACGTCCGGGCCGTCGCGGCTCAGCCCGAGCTGCCGATCCCGGCCACGAGGTTGATGGTCGTGGCGACGATGACCGTGCTGAACAGGTACGACAGCAGGGCGTGACGCAAGGCGGTGGACCGCATCGCCCGAGTGGTCAGAGCCGTGTCCGACACCTGGAACGCCATCCCCACCGTGAAGCCGAGGTAGCCGAAGTCGCTGTAGCAGGGCTCGTCATCCTGGTTGAAGTCGACTCCGCCGTCCGTGCCGGAGTAGTAGAGCCGCGCGTACCTGAGGGTGAACACCGTGTGCACGACGAGCCAGGCCAGCAGCACGGTGAGCACGCCGAGGGCCGCCTGCAGGTCGGCCGCGACGCCCTTGGTGCTGCTGGCCCGCACCAGGATGAGCACGACCGCGGCGAGGCTGGCGATCGCCGCACCGAGCAGCAGGGCGTCACTCGCGGCCCGGCTGGGGTCC is a window encoding:
- a CDS encoding phosphatase PAP2 family protein, encoding MPVTTSLHHLDDRLMYAVNRLTRATPALHGAVLDFATYGIAVFLVLLLAALLVARQRSSRDLAATGWTALAALLALALNQPLGHLVREPRPYAVHPQLLRLADVTSDFSFPSDHAVMAGAVAAGLLIAHRRLGAVAVVAALVMAFSRVYVGAHYPWDVVAGLLFGSLVALGGWLLLRQPLTAATAWLRSAPGVRSVFGEASVAVG
- a CDS encoding NAD(P)-dependent oxidoreductase; the protein is MATHGRAAVGFVGTGIMGLPMATNLARAGVPLVVWNRTPQRAAPLTAFGALVVDDVAEVFAGADVVIAMLAGEPALDDVLGRGTPRLAELVAGRTLVAMGTTSPPYSRSLAAEVRAAGGEYVEAPVSGSRAPAEAGTLVAMLAGRDAAVAAVEPLLQPMCREVVRCGDVPEALLMKLAVNVFLIATVTGLVEAWHFADRHGLDLATFRRVVDSGQMASDISRVKTAKLLAGDLAPQAALADVLMNNRLITAAAREAGICSPLLDVCDGLLNEAVDLGRGAHDMVAVQAALEARTDRSALTDL
- a CDS encoding TetR/AcrR family transcriptional regulator, with translation MSPADALEPHPRTPRERLVRSALELVGRQGPSGTGLRAVVERADAPRGSLQHYFPGGKRQLVTEALELAGRAGARSARPAHPAGRPSEVLVALVETWRRWLTESQYATGCPVVATVVDASDADAGLREAAAAAFAHWQSAVADELVTAGVDVARATSLAGVVLAALEGAILVCRVRHDVQPLDDLLAELAPVLDAAAG
- a CDS encoding DUF1345 domain-containing protein, producing the protein MASRQGASARSRHVFALRVGRRLAVSAAVGVVVGVAAWAFGGALFAPALAWDAAAATMLAWTWWIIWPLDADDTAAHATREDPSRAASDALLLGAAIASLAAVVLILVRASSTKGVAADLQAALGVLTVLLAWLVVHTVFTLRYARLYYSGTDGGVDFNQDDEPCYSDFGYLGFTVGMAFQVSDTALTTRAMRSTALRHALLSYLFSTVIVATTINLVAGIGSSG